One window of Phalacrocorax carbo chromosome 1, bPhaCar2.1, whole genome shotgun sequence genomic DNA carries:
- the MLF2 gene encoding myeloid leukemia factor 2 isoform X2, which produces MISPWQQQRPPPTEGSMFRLMRDGEPEDPMFAMDPFAIHRQHMNRMLSGSFGFGPLLGITDGTTPGARQAGRRMQAGAVSPFGMLGMAGGFIDMFGMMNDMIGNMEHMTSGANCQTFTSSTVISYSNLGDGPKVYQETSEMRSAPGGIRETRRTVRDSDSGLEQMSIGHHIRERAHIMQRSRNHRTGDQEERQDYINMDESDAAAFDDEWRRETSRFRPQRGLDYRRHEGGSGRRAEGTRLAIQGPEDSPSRQSRRYDW; this is translated from the exons ATGATCAgtccctggcagcagcag AGGCCGCCCCCGACCGAGGGAAGCATGTTCCGGCTGATGAGGGATGGCGAGCCGGAGGACCCAATGTTTGCCAT GGACCCTTTTGCCATCCACCGACAGCACATGAACCGCATGCTTTCTGGAAGTTTTGGGTTTGGCCCGCTCCTTGGCATCACTGATGGGACCACACCTGGGGCTCGCCAGGCTGGACGTAGGATGCAG GCGGGAGCTGTTTCGCCCTTTGGGATGCTTGGCATG GCAGGTGGCTTTATAGATATGTTTGGGATGATGAACGACATGATTGGAAACATG GAGCATATGACGAGTGGTGCTAACTGCCAGACATTTACCTCCTCAACTGTCATCTCCTATTCCAACCTGGGTGATGGGCCCAAGGTCTATCAAGAGACCTCAGAGATGCGTTCAGCACCTGGTGGG ATCCGTGAGACCAGACGGACCGTAAGGGACTCGGACAGTGGCTTGGAACAGATGTCAATTGGACACCACATCAGGGAGCGGGCCCACATCATGCAGCGGTCCCGCAACCATCGCACGGGTGAccaggaggagaggcaggactACATCAACATGGATGAAA GTGATGCAGCTGCATTTGATGATGAGTGGAGGCGAGAGACATCCCGTTTCCGGCCACAGCGGGGGCTGGATTACCGACGTCATGAAGGTGGCAGCGGCCGTCGGGCTGAAGGGACTCGTCTTGCAATCCAGGGCCCTGAGGATTCTCCCTCCAGACAGTCCCGTCGGTACGACTGGTGA
- the PTMS gene encoding parathymosin, producing MSEKRVEEAPAELSAKEMKEKKEKLDEKTVHKEKKKEIVEDEENGAEEDEEENPDDVDEEEGGDEDEEGDENGQEQDGHAEKRSAEEEEDEVDPKRQKTENGSSA from the exons ATGTCGGAAAAACGCGTTGAGGAGGCGCCTGCGGAGCTGAGCGCTAAG gaaatgaaagaaaagaaggaaaaacttgATGAGAAAACAGTccacaaagaaaagaagaaggagaTAGTAGAG GATGAGGAAAATGGAGCTgaagaggatgaggaggagaaCCCTGATGATGTGGATGAAGAAGAAGGTGGTGATGAGGATGAAG AGGGAGATGAGAATGGGCAAGAGCAGGATGGTCATGCAGAAAAACGatctgcagaggaggaagag GATGAAGTGGATCCAAAgagacagaagacagaaaacGGGTCTTCAGCTTGA
- the MLF2 gene encoding myeloid leukemia factor 2 isoform X1: MFRLMRDGEPEDPMFAMDPFAIHRQHMNRMLSGSFGFGPLLGITDGTTPGARQAGRRMQAGAVSPFGMLGMAGGFIDMFGMMNDMIGNMEHMTSGANCQTFTSSTVISYSNLGDGPKVYQETSEMRSAPGGIRETRRTVRDSDSGLEQMSIGHHIRERAHIMQRSRNHRTGDQEERQDYINMDESDAAAFDDEWRRETSRFRPQRGLDYRRHEGGSGRRAEGTRLAIQGPEDSPSRQSRRYDW; encoded by the exons ATGTTCCGGCTGATGAGGGATGGCGAGCCGGAGGACCCAATGTTTGCCAT GGACCCTTTTGCCATCCACCGACAGCACATGAACCGCATGCTTTCTGGAAGTTTTGGGTTTGGCCCGCTCCTTGGCATCACTGATGGGACCACACCTGGGGCTCGCCAGGCTGGACGTAGGATGCAG GCGGGAGCTGTTTCGCCCTTTGGGATGCTTGGCATG GCAGGTGGCTTTATAGATATGTTTGGGATGATGAACGACATGATTGGAAACATG GAGCATATGACGAGTGGTGCTAACTGCCAGACATTTACCTCCTCAACTGTCATCTCCTATTCCAACCTGGGTGATGGGCCCAAGGTCTATCAAGAGACCTCAGAGATGCGTTCAGCACCTGGTGGG ATCCGTGAGACCAGACGGACCGTAAGGGACTCGGACAGTGGCTTGGAACAGATGTCAATTGGACACCACATCAGGGAGCGGGCCCACATCATGCAGCGGTCCCGCAACCATCGCACGGGTGAccaggaggagaggcaggactACATCAACATGGATGAAA GTGATGCAGCTGCATTTGATGATGAGTGGAGGCGAGAGACATCCCGTTTCCGGCCACAGCGGGGGCTGGATTACCGACGTCATGAAGGTGGCAGCGGCCGTCGGGCTGAAGGGACTCGTCTTGCAATCCAGGGCCCTGAGGATTCTCCCTCCAGACAGTCCCGTCGGTACGACTGGTGA